AGCCGGCGCCGACAGTCGGCCGGCGCGCCAGGCCAGCGCCGTATAGCTCGCCGGGCGGTCGACGATCGGGACGATGTGGATGCCTGGACGGCTATAGAGCCGCTCCAAAGAGGACGTGGTGAAACTGATCCCGACGCCGCGCGCGACGAGCGTGGTCTCCGCCTCATAGGTAGCCGCCTCGGCTGCGACGACGGCCGGACGGGAGCCACGCGCATCGTCCGCCATCCAGTAGGAACGCCATCGGCCCGCCGATTCGGGAGCGACGATGATCGGCTCGTCCAGCAGCTCCTCGATCCGCAGCTCGGCGCGGTCGGCCAGGCGGTGGCTCCTGGGTAGGCAGGCGACCCACGACTCCTCCTCGACCACAACCGACTCGAGGTCAGGTACGTCAACAGGTGGTCGCAGCAGCCCGATGTCGGACTCACCGGAGGCGAGGCCGGCGCTGGGGTCGCCGAAGTCGAACTCGGTCGTGACGATCGACATCTCGGGCAGTACCTCCTCGACCCCGTCCAGCAGCTCGAAAAGCAGGTCGGCACCGGTGCCGGTGAGGTAGCCGACACGCACCTCGGCGTTGCCGACGAGGTCTGCCACGACGTCGATCGCGGCATCGACCTCACGTAGAGCGGACCGGACGTGTGGGAGCCAGTCGCGCCCGATCGCGGTGAGCGTGACCGAGTGGGTGTCGCGGTTGAACAGCCTGTCGCCGATCTGCCGCTCGAGCTGCCGAATCGCCACGGACAGCGCTGGCTGCGAGACGTAGAGACGCTCGGCTGCCTTCCGGTAGTTCAGCTCGGTCGCGACTGCTTCGAAGTACCTGAGGAGACGGAGGTTGACGTCGCGATTCACTGCACCTCCTCGACGCTCTGATAACCGCTGGTTATCTCACCATAGTGAAGCTGCGATTCCGTTGACGATCCCCTGCCGACACTCTGATCGAGGCGAGCCAGTCCATCAGAGAGGAACGAAGGCATGCCTGTTCATCACGGATCCGTCAGGATCGAGACGCCTGCTCGACAGGAGTTCTTCGACCTCACCCCGCAGTTCCAGGAGTTCGTCGCCGGCACCGGCGTGCTGGACGGGATCGCCATCGTCTACTCGGCGCACACCAGCTGCTGCGTCTTCCTCCAGGAGGAGTCCGAGGACGTCACCTTCTACGGCACCCAGCTGCTGCTCCAAGACACCCTCAACGTGCTCGCCAAGGTCGCCCCGCCGACGCGCCACGAAGGTCAGTATCTCCATCCCGGCCCGATCCACATCCGCAACGCCGCAGACCTGCGGGACGAGCTGCCGGAGTGGGGGCTGAACACGGACGGCCACATCATCTCCTCGATCCTCGGCCGGTCGGAGACGGTGCCGTTGATCGACGGCGAGCTCGTGCTCGGGGAGTTCGGACGGACGTACTTCGGAGACCTCGACGCGGTGCGACCACGTGCCCGCACCGTCCATTTCCAGGTGCTTGGCGACTGACGATGCTTGTGTACGCGGTTGACCTCGGCACCACCAACGTGAAGGTGGTCGCCTTCGACGAGCGGTTGCGTCGACGGGCGGTCTCATCCGCCCTCGCGACCTACAGCCGTGACGGCGACCGTGTCGAGTTCTCGGCCGACCGGCTCTTCGACCTCGTCCTCGACCTGATCGGCCGGTGTGCCACGAGAGTTCAGGGGTCTGAGGGGGAGGACGCGATCATCGCGCTCACCGGCCAAGCCGAGTCCCTGGTCTTGAACGACCGTCGAGGGGCCCCGGTGCGACCCGCCCTCTCCTGGCTGGACGACCGTGCCGGCAACGAGGCGCGTGAGATCGGGGAGCAGTTCGATGCGGACACGGCCTTCGCCGTGACCGGGCAGCCGACGCCGTCGCCGACCTGGCCGGCAGCGAAGCTCCGCTGGCTCGCCAGGCACGAGCCACGCGTGCTGGCGCGCGCCAGCCAGGTGCTCATGATCAAAGACGAGATCATTCGTCGTTTCACAGGAACGGCCACGGGTGAGGTCACCACACGCGGGTTCTCCTATCTCTACGACGTGCCGGCGCGACGGTTCTGGGGCGAGATGCTCGACTTCGTGTCCGTCTCCGAGGACACGCTGGCACCGGTCGTGCCGGCCGGTACCGACCTCGGTCCGGTCAGGCCTGACGTCCTCGATCGGCTGCCCGCTGCCGCCTCCTACCGCGTCAACGCCGGTGCGCTCGATCACTTCTGCGCGATGGCCGGCACCGGGTCGTACAGCCCAGGCGTGGTGAGCGAGTCGGCAGGCACCGTGCTGTCGCTCTCGCTCCTGACCTCGGGATGGACCTTCGACCCCCGACGACGAGTCTCGTTCCACCCCGGTCTCCGCCCCGGCGAGATCGTGCTCTTCAACGGTGTCGACAGCGGTGGAGCATCCTTGGAGTGGTTCCGTCGCGAGGGACTCGGAGAGATGGCGTACGACGATCTGGAGGAGCAGCTTCGGACACGTGCAGCGCGAAGCGCGCCGATGTTCCTGCCGTACCTCACCGGGGTCAACCCGCCCGACTACTTCCCGGACGCCCGCGGGGCATTCGTGGGCCTCGACCTCGCCCACGACCGGATCGACCTGGCCTACGCCGTCGAGGAAGGCGTCGCGCATCTGCTCCGCCGCAACATCGATGCGCTGACCGCTGAGCCGATCACAGAGATCGTCTCGACCGGCGGCGGAGCCTCCTCCGCGTTCTGGAACCAGCTCAAGGCGGACGCGTGTGGACTCGACGTGCTCGTTCCGGATGAGCGCGAAGCGACCTGCCGCGGGGCGGCGGCGTTGGCGCTCGTCGCCTCCGGCGACCTCGACGGACTCGACGACGTGACAGCCCTCGATCAACCGAGCTCGGTCCGCTATCCGTCACGGCGATCAGCCGCTCTGGACGCGCGCTACCACCAGTTCGACGACTACCTCCAACGACTGTTCATGACCAACCCCGGACCGACCCCGAAGGAGAACCACGATGCTGCTGTCCTGCTCGTCCCCGATGATCCCAGGTGACTCCCTGACCGCGAAGGCCGAGAAGGCGAAGCGCTGGGGGTACGACGCCATCGCACTGTTCTGGCCGCTGGACGACTGGACGCCCGACGTCAGGCAGGAGCTCCTGACGCTCGAGAGGCGCACGGGCGTACGTCCGGTCGAGTTCGTCCTCCAGGACGCCGTATACGGGCACGCCATGTCGCCTGACCCGGACCTGCGAGGCCGCTGCCGGGCCATGTATATCGAGGCGGCTTCGGTCTGTGCCGAGATCGGCGCCGTGACAGAGATCGAGTACGAGTACGGAGCTCGCGACCCACTTCCGCTGTTCCACCCGTACCAGCAGCTCGACGGCGCTCAAGAGACCGAGTTCATCGACTTCTACCGTCAGGCCCTCGAGGTCGTCGAAGGCAGCGATGGGCAGGTGCTGCTCGAACCGATCAACCGCTACGAGTGCCGATACCTCAATCTGACGGCCGACAACCTCCGGATCATCGATGCGGTCGGGCACCCCAACGCCGGGTTGCTGCCCGACACCTTCCACATGTCGATCGAAGAGGCCGATCCCGCCGACGCGATCCGGCAGGCGGGCGGTCAGGTGCGCCATGTCCACCTCGGGGACAACAACCGGCTGCTACCTGGGCACGGCCGCCTCGACTGGGAGTCGATCTTCGGCGCCCTCGCGGAGATCGGATTCGACGGCGCGGTCAACCTCGAGTGCTCCACGGAGGGTGACCCGGAGCAGTCGCTCCCCCCGACCGCCGAGCGTCTACGTGAGCTGATCGCCCCATGACCACGCGGGTCAGGCCGCCGTTCTTCGAGGTCGGGCCGAAGAATCTACTTCGGAGGAACGCGATCGAGCCGCTCGTCGTTGCCGCCGCCAGGGCAGGTGACGAGCACGGTGTGACCGTGCTCGTCACCGTGCCGACCGCACTGATCGCGCCGGTCCGAGATCTGGGCACCAGCGCACTCGTCCTGGCACAGGGCATGAGCACGGCACGCGTCGGGTCCTCGATGAATCGCGTCACCGCGGAGTCGCTCGTCGACGCCGGCGCTGCCGGGGTGATGCTCAACCACGACGCAGACCCCCTCGACGACATTCACCTCGGCCTCGCTCTCGAGCGGGCTCACGACCTGCACCTGCAGACCATCGTCTGCGCCGGTACGTCGGCCGACGCCACCCGTTTCGCTGCACTGCGGCCATCGGCGGTTCTGTTCGAGCCGCCCGAGCTCATCGGCAGCGGCGGTGCCGACCCACGAGGGTGGATCGGCGCTTCCACCAAGGCGATCCACGACGCCGGGTCGGGCGTACTGGCGATGCATGCCGGAGGAGTCGCGACGCCGGAAATCGCCAGATCCATCATGGCGCGCGGTGCCGACGGCACCGGTGCGACGAACGGGGTGCTCTCCGCTGACGACCCCCATGACGCCGTACGCGCGCTCGTCGCCGCGACCCGAGCCGGCTGGGAGCAAGCTCGCCGCGGCTGACCAACCCAACTGACGCGCAAACTCATCACACCAAGGAGACCATCATGACCAACACCTTGAGCGGCCGTACGGCCGTCGTCACCGGAGGGGCCCGCGGGATCGGCCTCACGCTCGCCCGCTCGCTCGCCGCCGACGGGATGGACATCGCCCTGTTCGACCTGCTCGACTCCGTCGACGACGCGGCGCGCCAGATCACCGACGATTACGGCGTGAAGGCATCCGGCCATCGGGTCGACGTCACCGACCAAGCCGTTGTCGCCGACGCGTTCCGGAGCGTGGGTGATCAGCTCGGTATCCCGCAGGCTCTGGTCACCGCGGCGGGGATCGAGATCAACGGAGACTCGGTCGACGTGACTGCCGAGCAGTGGCGAAAGGTGATCGACGTCAACCTCTCCGGAACCTTCTTCGCGGCCCAGGCTTTCGGCGAGGGGCTGCTGCGCGCGAGCCTTCCGGGCAGCGCTGTTCTCGTCGCCTCGATGTCGGGCTCGATCGTCAACGTCCCGCAGTGGGCTGCTTCCTACAACGCGTCGAAGGCGGCCGTCGCACATCTGGGTAAGTCACTGGCCGTCGAATGGGCCGCCGCCGGCATCCGGGTCAATTCGATCTCCCCGGGCTACGTGCTGACCGACCTCACCCGGGCGATCCTCGACCAGCAACCCGAGCTCCGCGAAGGCTGGGTCGAGAAGATCCCTCAAAAGAGGATGGCCGCTCCTGAGGATCTCACCGGCTTGGTCAACTTCCTGGCCTCCGACGCGTCCTCCTACCTCACTGCGCAAGACATCGTCATCGACGGTGGATACACCGCCCTCTAGGCAGGTACGCACGAACGAAGCCCGCCGCACATCGCCTCGGAACCGTCACGGACGAGGCTGGACTGGCCCGTCTGAACGGTTCGGGGCGGCGCGATCGGGTGGGGAGAGACCGCGTGCGGTGTCGCTGTGTCTGAGTGTCGTCGGCCGGATGTGATGACAGGCTTCGGGCATGAGCGAAGACGCGGACGAGAAGGAGCCCACGACGTTGCAGGCCACCGGCCTGCAGGCGCGGCAGGGGGCTCGTGACCTGCTTCCGTCCACGTCGCTGACGCTGCGCGGGGGAGAGGTGGCGGTGGCGGTCGGTCCGCCGGGAGGCAGGCATACGGCGCTGGCGCTCGCTCTGGCGGGCCGGCTGCGCCTCGACGCGGGCAGCGTGACCCTCGATGCAGAGGCATCGCCCCGGGTGCTGCAGGGCGCGGTCGCGCTGGTCGACGTGCCGGGTGTCTCCGAGCCCGACGAGATGGTGCCGTTCCGCACCATCGTCGGCGAGGAGCTGGCGATGGCGCGACGCCGGCCGAGCGCGGCGATCATCGACCACTGGCTGGGCAAGCACGACCTCCCGGCAGACATCACCACGGAGGCGGTCCCGCCCGGCGCCCGACTGAGCCTGCTCGGCCAGATGGCGGCGCTGCGGCCCGGCACGCGCTTCCTCGTGCTCACCTACCCCGAACGTCTGGGCCTGCCGGTCGCCGACTGGCTCGAGATCGCCGAAGACCTGGCCGGCTCCGCACCCGAGCCCGGAGTGCTGGTCACCGCGAGCCCTGCCGTGGCCGTCCCGGCCGGGGTCCGTACGTTCACCATCGGTCCGACGGAGGAAGCATGAACTCGCTGCGTATCGCCCTCACCGAGCTGCGCCGGATCACCGCCGGACGCCTGGCCAAGCTGGTCATCGTCGCGCTGGTGCTCGTGCCCACGCTCTACGCCGGGCTCTACCTCTACGCCAACCACGATCCGTACGCTCACTTCGACGAGCTGCCGGCGGCGCTCGTCGTGGAGGACACCGCCGCCACCACCACCGACGGCACCAAGATCGACGCGGGCCGGC
The sequence above is drawn from the Nocardioides albertanoniae genome and encodes:
- a CDS encoding LysR family transcriptional regulator, encoding MNRDVNLRLLRYFEAVATELNYRKAAERLYVSQPALSVAIRQLERQIGDRLFNRDTHSVTLTAIGRDWLPHVRSALREVDAAIDVVADLVGNAEVRVGYLTGTGADLLFELLDGVEEVLPEMSIVTTEFDFGDPSAGLASGESDIGLLRPPVDVPDLESVVVEEESWVACLPRSHRLADRAELRIEELLDEPIIVAPESAGRWRSYWMADDARGSRPAVVAAEAATYEAETTLVARGVGISFTTSSLERLYSRPGIHIVPIVDRPASYTALAWRAGRLSAPARQLLEFMLRRIPNSTGPQS
- a CDS encoding YjbQ family protein, whose protein sequence is MPVHHGSVRIETPARQEFFDLTPQFQEFVAGTGVLDGIAIVYSAHTSCCVFLQEESEDVTFYGTQLLLQDTLNVLAKVAPPTRHEGQYLHPGPIHIRNAADLRDELPEWGLNTDGHIISSILGRSETVPLIDGELVLGEFGRTYFGDLDAVRPRARTVHFQVLGD
- a CDS encoding FGGY-family carbohydrate kinase, encoding MLVYAVDLGTTNVKVVAFDERLRRRAVSSALATYSRDGDRVEFSADRLFDLVLDLIGRCATRVQGSEGEDAIIALTGQAESLVLNDRRGAPVRPALSWLDDRAGNEAREIGEQFDADTAFAVTGQPTPSPTWPAAKLRWLARHEPRVLARASQVLMIKDEIIRRFTGTATGEVTTRGFSYLYDVPARRFWGEMLDFVSVSEDTLAPVVPAGTDLGPVRPDVLDRLPAAASYRVNAGALDHFCAMAGTGSYSPGVVSESAGTVLSLSLLTSGWTFDPRRRVSFHPGLRPGEIVLFNGVDSGGASLEWFRREGLGEMAYDDLEEQLRTRAARSAPMFLPYLTGVNPPDYFPDARGAFVGLDLAHDRIDLAYAVEEGVAHLLRRNIDALTAEPITEIVSTGGGASSAFWNQLKADACGLDVLVPDEREATCRGAAALALVASGDLDGLDDVTALDQPSSVRYPSRRSAALDARYHQFDDYLQRLFMTNPGPTPKENHDAAVLLVPDDPR
- a CDS encoding sugar phosphate isomerase/epimerase family protein — translated: MLLSCSSPMIPGDSLTAKAEKAKRWGYDAIALFWPLDDWTPDVRQELLTLERRTGVRPVEFVLQDAVYGHAMSPDPDLRGRCRAMYIEAASVCAEIGAVTEIEYEYGARDPLPLFHPYQQLDGAQETEFIDFYRQALEVVEGSDGQVLLEPINRYECRYLNLTADNLRIIDAVGHPNAGLLPDTFHMSIEEADPADAIRQAGGQVRHVHLGDNNRLLPGHGRLDWESIFGALAEIGFDGAVNLECSTEGDPEQSLPPTAERLRELIAP
- a CDS encoding triose-phosphate isomerase, with product MTTRVRPPFFEVGPKNLLRRNAIEPLVVAAARAGDEHGVTVLVTVPTALIAPVRDLGTSALVLAQGMSTARVGSSMNRVTAESLVDAGAAGVMLNHDADPLDDIHLGLALERAHDLHLQTIVCAGTSADATRFAALRPSAVLFEPPELIGSGGADPRGWIGASTKAIHDAGSGVLAMHAGGVATPEIARSIMARGADGTGATNGVLSADDPHDAVRALVAATRAGWEQARRG
- a CDS encoding SDR family oxidoreductase → MTNTLSGRTAVVTGGARGIGLTLARSLAADGMDIALFDLLDSVDDAARQITDDYGVKASGHRVDVTDQAVVADAFRSVGDQLGIPQALVTAAGIEINGDSVDVTAEQWRKVIDVNLSGTFFAAQAFGEGLLRASLPGSAVLVASMSGSIVNVPQWAASYNASKAAVAHLGKSLAVEWAAAGIRVNSISPGYVLTDLTRAILDQQPELREGWVEKIPQKRMAAPEDLTGLVNFLASDASSYLTAQDIVIDGGYTAL
- a CDS encoding ABC transporter ATP-binding protein, with amino-acid sequence MSEDADEKEPTTLQATGLQARQGARDLLPSTSLTLRGGEVAVAVGPPGGRHTALALALAGRLRLDAGSVTLDAEASPRVLQGAVALVDVPGVSEPDEMVPFRTIVGEELAMARRRPSAAIIDHWLGKHDLPADITTEAVPPGARLSLLGQMAALRPGTRFLVLTYPERLGLPVADWLEIAEDLAGSAPEPGVLVTASPAVAVPAGVRTFTIGPTEEA